The region ACCTTGGTTGCGCTAGAGCCGGCCATCGAGGACCTCCTGGGCGAAGTGACATGCGCTGGTCCGGCCGTTGCCGAGGTCCCGGTTGGCGGGCACGACGTCGACGCAGACCTGCTGGGCGTACGGGCAGCGCGGGTGGAAGGGGCAGCCCGAGGGGATCCGCATCAGGTTCGGTGGCAGGCCCTTGATGGTGGAGAGTTCGTGGCCGCGCTGGTCCAGCCGGGGAATCGACTCCAGCAGACCCTTGGTGTACGGGTGGCCGGGAGACGAGTACAGCGAGTGGACGTCGGCGTGTTCGACGATCCGGCCGGCGTACATGACGGCGATCCGGTCGGCGACGTCGGCGACCACACCGAGGTCGTGGGTGATCAGGATCATCGCCATGTTGAGTTCCCGGCGCAGGTCGCCGAGTAGGTCCATGATCTGGGCCTGCACGGTGACGTCGAGCGCGGTGGTGGGTTCGTCGGCGATCAGCACCCGCGGGTTCAGCGCCAGCGCCATCGCGATCATGACGCGCTGGCGCATGCCGCCGGAGAACTGGTGCGGGTAGTCGCCGACCCGCTGCTTCGCCGCCGGGATCTTCACCAGTTCCATCAGCTCGATCGCGCGTCGGCGGGCGTCGGTGCGGGACATGCCCTCGCGTTGGCGCAGCGTCTCGCCGATCTGCCAGCCGACCGGGAAGACCGGGTTCAGGGCGGAGAGCGCGTCCTGGAAGATCATCGCGATCTGCTTGCCGCGAACCTGCCGGCGCTGCTCCTCGGGCATCTTGAGCAGGTCGCTGCCGTCGTAGAGGATCTCGCCGGACGGGATGACGGCCGGTGGCATGTCCAGGATGCCCATGATCGCCTGAGCGGTGACCGACTTGCCGGAGCCCGACTCACCGAGCACGGCCAGGGTCTCCCCGGCGTCCAGGTGGTACGAGACACCGTTGATCACCTTTGCCACGCCGTCCTGGGTACGGAACTCGACGTGCAGGTCCCGTACCTCAAGCAGGTGCGGGTGGTCGCCTCGGGCGGACGGCGACGCGACGGGCTGGGCGGAAAGGTAGCTCATGATTTGATCACCGCAGCTTCGGGTCGAAGGCGTCGCGGATGGCGTCGCCGAGCATGATGAACGCGAGCACCGTCAGGGCGAGGAACGTGGACGGGACGATCAGCGGGGTGGCGGCTTCCCGCATGTGCACTCGGCCGGCGTCGATGTCCATACCCCACGAGATCGTCGGTTCCCTGAGGCCGATCCCGAGGAAGGAGAGGGTGGCCTCGGCGGCGATGAACGCACCGAGCGCGATGGTGAGCACCACGATCACCGGGGCGAGCGAGTTCGGCAGGATGTGTCGCCACATGATCCGGCCGTTGCCGGCACCGAGCATCCGGGCCGCCGCGACGTAGTCCTGCTGCTTGGCGCTGATCACCGAGGACCGGATCACCCGGGCGGCGGTGGTCCAGCCGAGGATGGCGAGCACGAAGATCAGTGCGGAGATCCGGGCCCACTGGTTGTCACTGTTGATCCGCTTGAGCAGCACGATCGCGGCGAGCAGCAGCGGAAGGCCCAGGACGATGTCGATGACCCGGGAGAGCACGGCGTCGACCCAACCGCCGAAGTAGCCGGCGAGCATCCCGACCACCACGGCGATGATGCCGGTGAGCAGGGCGGACAGGGCGCCGACCAGGAGCGACGCGCGGGCGC is a window of Micromonospora sp. NBC_01699 DNA encoding:
- a CDS encoding ABC transporter ATP-binding protein, whose amino-acid sequence is MSYLSAQPVASPSARGDHPHLLEVRDLHVEFRTQDGVAKVINGVSYHLDAGETLAVLGESGSGKSVTAQAIMGILDMPPAVIPSGEILYDGSDLLKMPEEQRRQVRGKQIAMIFQDALSALNPVFPVGWQIGETLRQREGMSRTDARRRAIELMELVKIPAAKQRVGDYPHQFSGGMRQRVMIAMALALNPRVLIADEPTTALDVTVQAQIMDLLGDLRRELNMAMILITHDLGVVADVADRIAVMYAGRIVEHADVHSLYSSPGHPYTKGLLESIPRLDQRGHELSTIKGLPPNLMRIPSGCPFHPRCPYAQQVCVDVVPANRDLGNGRTSACHFAQEVLDGRL
- a CDS encoding ABC transporter permease, whose translation is MSDFNTVAATENPSARRGPTGEPGKPGKVEVHKPRSLAGDAWRDLRHNPIFWISLTLVVIVTLMAAFPSLLTANDPTDCTLSRQHQGPTGGAIFGYNFQGCDIYARSVYGARASLLVGALSALLTGIIAVVVGMLAGYFGGWVDAVLSRVIDIVLGLPLLLAAIVLLKRINSDNQWARISALIFVLAILGWTTAARVIRSSVISAKQQDYVAAARMLGAGNGRIMWRHILPNSLAPVIVVLTIALGAFIAAEATLSFLGIGLREPTISWGMDIDAGRVHMREAATPLIVPSTFLALTVLAFIMLGDAIRDAFDPKLR